One Alligator mississippiensis isolate rAllMis1 chromosome 1, rAllMis1, whole genome shotgun sequence genomic window carries:
- the LOC132247690 gene encoding monocyte chemotactic protein 1B-like, producing the protein MKLQIMAILVILCLGIFTMHTATGSVSSDIIRKSSCIELSTKKLNIKRLIGYKEQNIPIKAVMFITKTGNKICVKPDLKWVKDAMKYLDKKGVTRRPTTKSNPKPLTTTNKVSIKDC; encoded by the exons ATGAAGCTCCAAATCATGGCTATCCTGGTCATTCTTTGCCTTGGCATCTTCACCATGCACACAGCAACAG gaAGTGTGTCTAGTGATATTATTAGAAAAAGCTCCTGTATAGAACTGTCAACAAAAAAGCTGAATATCAAAAGGCTTATTGGTTATAAAGAGCAAAACATTCCAATAAAAGCTGTGAT GTTCATCACCAAAACAGGCAACAAGATCTGTGTGAAGCCTGATCTCAAATGGGTGAAGGATGCCATGAAATACTTGGATAAAAAAGGTGTCACCAGAAGACCCACCACAAAATCCAATCCCAAGCCCCTGACAACTACTAACAAGGTTTCCATCAAGGACTGCTGA